In one window of Geotrypetes seraphini chromosome 3, aGeoSer1.1, whole genome shotgun sequence DNA:
- the LOC117357290 gene encoding uncharacterized protein LOC117357290 — MYTELHWKPMQLLQYEGYCDRNHANPTRNRERVPINPIKNPVTRYRKHPGQFRNLVHSFRKEPVPLRVSRAQDDIENAGPFKSLSISARRGRGWLPMLPFTELSSSEKGEKQLEQAAERKLRRKPVLPAKPGPAQGNFSEDWEMEELEDIHIKPVSEAQPEDYDMECQEDYALPDWGEQQMDFPFEVVPACWADWTGVLFGSAPVVPAWHLPEEEVCKSPLP, encoded by the exons ATGTATACAGAActgcactggaagccaatgcagcttcTTCAGTATGAGGGATACTGTGACAGGAATCATGCTAACCCTACCAGAAACAGGGAGAGAGTCCCTATAAACCCCATTAAAAACCCTGTTACCAGGTATAGGAAACATCCTGGACAGTTTAGAAATCTTGTGCACAGCTTTAGAAAGGAGCCCGTCCCTTTAAGAGTGTCCAGAGCTCAGGATGACATTGAGAATGCAGGGCCCTTTAAGAGTTTGTCTATCTCTGCTAGGAGGGGGCGTGGCTGGTTGCCGATGCTCCCATTTACTGAGCTTTCCTCgtcagagaaaggggagaaacaGCTGGAACAGGCAGCTGAACGTAAGCTGAGAAGGAAGCCAGTCCTTCCAGCTAAACCAGGGCCAGCACAAGGCAATTTCTCTGAGGACTGGGAGATGGAGGAACTGGAAGACATCCATATCAAACCAGTCTCAGAAGCCCAGCCTGAGGACTATGATATGGAGTGCCAGGAGGACTATGCTTTGCCTGATTGGGGAGAACAGCAGATGGACT TTCCTTTTGAAGTCGTCCCTGCGTGCTGGGCTGATTGGACAGGAGTCCTTTTCGGGTCTGCTCCGGTGGTC